The Clupea harengus unplaced genomic scaffold, Ch_v2.0.2, whole genome shotgun sequence genome segment AATCGGTCAGTAAATGACATTAAAAAGACACAAGTTCTGCTGTGTAAAGGGGTTTCTGTGTAAaaatctctgctctcccttgtacgtcgctttggacaaaagcgtctgctaaatgactaaatgtaaatgtaaaaagtgaaGACAAGATGTCACGTCTGGTGAAAGTCTAAACCAGCATCTTTTCCAGTCCGTTTCCTTAAACCTACAAGTACCTGCTATgaatgactgggttgttttgtcaagaacacatgtagcccctttttctttccccgttaagatgtgaaggaagaacgacatgccttctgaaggcctcaaacagcatcttctctgatccgtgttttggcacctacaagtacctcgacatctcctacagctgtgttcctccaagtaaAGAACCGGAGCATCCCATCACCACAATCTTACACTACACTCCAAACACGTTCAGTCTAACTTTAATTTGAACAATTCTATAAGACGATAAATTCTTCTAGGCAAAATCTGCTTTTGTTTCTTTCCAACAGAGTCCGGCCAGACATGTGAAGGGCATCAAAGAAAACTggaatgtggtgtgtattccctcaagTCTTTTTTTAGATCACATTCCTTATATGACGAGCATGCACACTGATCTATAAAGCTTGACAGTAAGCATAGTTACTACTGGTCCCCTTAAGACCTTTACTGGTCCCAGTAACAGTATCACTGGACAAAACTCAACCATGCATGCCAAATCTCTCCATAGCAGCCATTTAAGGTCCTCTAGTCTAGATCCACTGGGGACATTCCATCTTAGAGCGAAACCAGCCTTAAGTTTTGAACTCCCCAAAACCAGTGGAATTAAGGGTGTCATCAGTAATTCTTCTTATAGTCGACATATGTACTGCTATCTTTTCCTTCTGTTACAAATTCTgatgtcttcctcttcaggttCCAATGTAATCCGTATCCACACTGCCAGTTACGGGCGAACAGATAAAACCACCTGCTCTGCTGGACGCCCTGCGAATCAACTCAGCAGGACCGACTGCTCTGCATCTacaacgctccctatagtaagggagaggtgagttaagGACATGTGATCTCAtgtttcatcaacagcaaaccagttttacattttgcctctttgtctttgctgtaaagatgtgaaggaaggacgacatgccttctgaaggccttaaacagcatcttctctgatccgtgtggtggcatctacaagtacctcgacatctcctacagctgtgttcctctaAGTAAGGAACCGGAGCATCTCATCACCACAATCTTGCACTGTAAATGCAACATGTTCATTGTAACACAGATGATGAGTGGTTTTTGAGATGCTACCCAGAGTTAACATCCACTGTCCTTTCTTTCAAACAGAGTCCAGCCAAACATGTGAAAGCCTCCATGGCgaactggactgtggtgtgtattccctcacattgtttcctacaagactttctttatatgctgcacttgcaaaatgtcctacagagcttggcagtcagaatctttaccactggcctgcataagagttcctctcgtctccacagcaatgtcagtgcatttgtaaGGACATTGCTGGAAACAGCAGAGGTTCAGTTTTGGCCAGCGCTCGTAATCTAGACATGTTGGTTCCCCTTGATGAAACGTTCCGTTGTTCTCATAAAAGAATGCAGTAGTCAcaagagtaacagccttcttcttaaATAGTCATACGAGCTACAACTGTGCACATAGTCCATGTAAATCACTGCCGGGGTAGGGCCTGATAGAAATAACTTCACCAATTTGGCACAGTTTAGCAGAGATCAAATGACATGGATTTTTAGAACAgttagacattttgtagatggtacgaataaatatctgaaattaatatcgcactttgttgttttccttagcTTGTTTGACGACACAAGAGAGATTCCCCCCGAGTTACTTTGGGCCTAAGTTAGAAGACATTTTCACAGTCGACAAGAGTTTTCATACCCCACTTGAAATGACCAATGCTACTAAACAGCTGTGTAGCTAGTACTTAGCTAGCAAGCTTCAGTAAACGCTAAGTTAAGTTAAGCTGAGTAATCTCAGGTAGCCAACATTTAAAAGGCCAGGAAAATCCCTTAACTGTGATGTCTTCCCGGGTCACGCTGTAGTTAGCCACGTCAGGATCTCTCACGCCACTCCATCTGGGGGCATCCCAAGTGAACCCGAGACAACTCTTCAATTCGACTGCCACTAAAAGCAAGCATCTTCGTCAACTGACATAAATTGTCAAATACTACAACTCTGACCTGTGCATTTCCCTGACTGGGGCTGTTGATTGGAGACCAGTGGCAGTAAAACATCCTTGTTGTCGATACATCAACTGCAATCTTTTACCTGCTTGTCAAAATATAACGTCTGTCCTTCCAACCCAGGTTCAAACGTAATCCACATCAACAAAGCTAATTACGGCCGGACAGATAAAACTACCTGCTCTTCTGGACGACCTGCAAATCAGCTCAGCAATACCAACTGCTACGCTCCCACAACACTCCCCATAATAAGGGATCGGTCAGTACATGACATTAAAAAGCCACAAGTTCTGCTGTTTAAATGGGTTACTTTGTATTCATCCAGTCCGTTTCCTTAAACCTACAAGCACCTTCCTTGAATGACTGTGGTGTTTTGTCAAGAACACATGTAACCCTTTTTTTCTTACCcgtaaagatgtgaaggaagaacAACATGCGCGGTGCAGGCCTCACACCTtatcttctctgatccgtgtggtggcatctacaagtacctcgacatctcctacagctgtgttcctccaagtaaggaaccggagcatctcatcaccacaatcttgcactataaatgcaacatgttgattgtaacacagatgatgaatgtggtTTTTAAGATGTTAACCAGAGTTAACATCCACTGTCCTTTCTTTCAGAGTCCAGCCAAATATGTCATAGCCTCCATGGCgaactggactgtggtgtgtattccctcacattgtttcctacaagactttctttatatgctgcacttgcaaaatgtcctacagagcttggcagtcagaatctttaccactggcctgtataagagttcctctcgtctccacagcaatgtcagtgcatttgtaaggacattgctggaaacagcagaggttcagttttggccagtgtcgtaatctagacatgttggttccccttgatgaaacgttccgttgttctcataaaagaatgcagtagtaacaagagtaacagccttcttcttaaCACTTCCAGacccaaggctttttttttactatgttaggtagtctgccatgcctgatatttttgtatatttcacctaactaaaaaccatgaggcaaaagtggcatttatgattatattctagaacacctcagcaataataaaatgagagtaaaaggaatgtagtaaaaaacgttttttattaaaatgaaatctaaagacactaaaattaaatctagttttagaggtgcccagactttgtacaaaagcacattgttaatattttggaagttttcttctttactctgagccctgtaaacataggtgtttgccccacataggtgagtttatcattcagaaagtgtgtgtggtttcaatactcattttaagtaatatacaatgtaacactttccttcacttagaccactatgcatattgatgagaaaggtgtgaacattctgggacacctcggtcaagaacaatggccatgacgtaatgggcctggaatgtctttgttcctacaggtttacttgacacatcacgacccaatagtgatcactgaattaccatctccttatcatatgaatagttgtcatttgctaatgggagggtcgaaacctcactcagaggctgaaatttgcaagggattcgtaatattgtccttacaaagtgattatttatattttagtttcaaactttacatattttaaaagaaaagggtttgaggttgctgtgggtgttagttttatgtttctaggacaaaaactcgcagagatttttaaatatattaatcaaaataccaaaaagtccCCCACGGGGCCCCGTGGGGCTTGAAGAGTTAAATAGTCATACGAGCTACAACTGTGCACATAGTCCATGTAAATCACTGCCGGGGTAGGGCCTGATAGAAATAACTTCACCAATTTGGCACAGTTTAGCAGAGATCAAATGACATGGATTTGTAGAACAgttagacattttgtagatggtacgaataaatatctgaaattaatatcgcactttgttgttttccttagcTTGTTTGACGACACAAGAGAGATTCCCCCCGAGTTACTTTGGGCCTAAGTTAGAAGACATTTTCACAGTCGACAAGAGTTTTCATACCcgtcatttgaaaagaaaaattataattaaacaAGATACAAAAATGCGATACTTTCCACTTGAAATGACCAATGTTACTAAACAGCTGTGTAGCTAGTACTTAGCTAGCAAGCTTCAGTAAACgctcacagacaggcaaaacCATTTGAAGAAGGAAACTAAAGTTAAGCTGAGTAATCTCAGGTAGCCAACATTTAAAAGGCCAGGAAAATCCCTTAACTGTGATGTCTTCCCGGGTCACGCTGTAGTTAGCCACGTCAGGATCTCTCACGCCACTCCATCTGGTGGCATCCCAAGTGAACCCGAGACCACTCTTCAATTCGACTGCCACTAAAAGCAAGCATCTTCGTCAACTGACAAAAATTGTCAAATACTACAACTCTGACCTGTGCATTTCCCTGACTGGGGCTGTTGATTGGAGACCAGTGGCAGTAAAACATCCTTGTTGTTGATACATCAACTGCAATCTTTTGCTTACTTGTCAAAATATAACGTCTGTCCTTCCAACCCAGGTTCAAACGTAATCCACATCCACGAAGCTAATTACGGCCGGACAGATAAAACTACCTGCTCTTCTGGACGACCTGCAAATCAGCTCAGCAATACCAACTGCTACGCTCCCATAACACTCCCCATAATAAGGGATCGGTCAGTACATGACATTAAAAAGACACAAGTTCTGCTGTTTAAATGGGTTACTTTGTATTCATCCAGTCCGTTTACTTAAACCTACAAGCACCTTCCTTGAATGACTGTGGTGTTTTGTCAAGAACACATGTAACCCTTTTTTTCTTACCcgtaaagatgtgaaggaaaaacaacatgcgcggtgcaggcctcacaccttatcttctctgatccgtgtggtggcatctacaagtacctcgacatctcctacagctgtgttcctccaagtaaGGAACCGGAGCATCTCATCACCACAATCTTGCACTATGaatgcaacatgttgattgtaacacagatgatgaatgtggtTTTTAAGATGTTAACCAGAGTTAACATCCACTGTCCTTTCTTTCAGAGTCCAGCCAAATATGTCATAGCCTCCATGGCgaactggactgtggtgtgtattccctcacattgtttcctacaagactttctttatatgttgcacttgcaaaatgtcctacagagcttggcagtcagaatctttaccactggcctgtataagagttcctctcgtctccacagcaatgtcagtgcatttgtaaggacattgctggaaacagcagaggttcagttttggccagtgtcgtaatctagacatgttggttccccttgatgaaacgttccgttgttctcataaaagaatgcagtagtcacaagagtaacagccttcttcttaaATAGTCATACGAGCTACAACTGTGCACATAGTCCATGTAAATCACTGCCGGGGTAGGGCCTGATAGAAATAACTTCACCAATTTGGCACAGTTTAGCAGAGATCAAATGACATGGATTTTTAGAACAgttagacattttgtagatggtacgaataaatatctgaaattaatattgcactttgttgttttccttagcTTGTTTGACGACACAAGAGAGATTCCCCCCGAGTTACTTTGGGCCTAAGTTAGAAGACATTTTCACAGTCGACAAGAGTTTTCATACCcgtcatttgaaaagaaaaattataataattaaacaAGATACAAAAATGCGATACTTTCCACTTGAAATGACCAATGCTACTAAACAGCTGTGTAGCTAGTACTTAGCTAGCAAGCTTCAGTAAACgctcacagacaggcaaaacCATTTGAAGAAGGAAACTAAAGTTAAGCTGAGTAATCTCAGGTAGCCAACATTTAAAAGGCCAGGAAAATCCCTTAACTGTGATGTCTTTCCGGGTCACGCTGTAGTTAGCCACGTCAGGATCTCTCACGCCACTCCATCTGGGGGCATCCCAAGTGAACCCGAGACCACTCTTCAATTCGACTGTCACTAAAAGCAAGCATCTTCGTCAACTGACATAAATTGTCAAATACTACAACTCTGACCTGTGCATTTTCCTGACTGGGGATGTTGATTGGAGACCAGTGGCAGTAAAACATCCTTGTTGTCGATACATCAACTGCAATCTTTTACCTGCTTGTCAAAATATAACGTCTGTCCTTCCAACCCAGGTTCAAACGTAATCCACATCCACAAAGCTAATTACGGCCGGACAGATAAAACTACCTGCTCTTCTGGACGACCTGCAAATCAGCTCAGCAATACCAACTGCTACGCTCCCACAACACTCCCCATAATAAGGGATCGGTCAGTACATGACATTAAAAAGCCACAAGTTCTGCTGTTTAAATGGGTTACTTTGTATTCATCCAGTCCGTTTCCTTAAACCTACAAGCACCTTCCTTGAATGACTGTGGTGTTTTGTCAAGAACACATGTAACCCTTTTTTTCTTACctgtaaagatgtgaaggaaaaacaacatgcgcggtgcaggcctcacaccttatcttctctgatccgtgtggtggcatctacaagtacctcgacatctcctacagctgtgttcctccaagtaaggaaccggagcatctcatcaccacaatcttgcactataaatgcaacatgttgattgtaacacagatgatgaatgtggtTTTTAAGATGTTAACCAGAGTTAACATCCACTGTCCTTTCTTTCAGAGTCCAGCCAAATATGTCATAGCCTCCATGGCgaactggactgtggtgtgtattccctcacattgtttcctacaagactttctttatatgctgcacttgcaaaatgtcctacagagcttggcagtcagaatctttaccactggcctgtataagagttcctctcgtctccacagcaatgtcagtgcatttgtaaggacattgctggaaacagcagaggttcagttttggccagtgtcgtaatctagacatgttggttccccttgatgaaacgttccgttgttctcataaaagaatgcagtagtcacaagagtaacagccttcttcttaaATAGTCATACGAGCTACAACTGTGCACATAGTCCATGTAAATCACTGCCGGGGTAGGGCCTGATAGAAATAACTTCACCAATTTGGCACAGTTTAGCAGAGATCAAATGACATGGATTTTTAGAACAgttagacattttgtagatggtacgaataaatatctgaaattaatatcgcactttgttgttttccttagcTTGTTTGATGACACAAGAGAGATTCCCCCCAAGTTACTTTGGGCCTAAGTTAGAAGACATTTTCACAGTCGACAAGAGTTTTCATACCcgtcatttgaaaagaaaaattataataattaaacaAGATACAAAAATGCGATACTTTCCACTTGAAATGACCAATGCTACTAAACAGCTGTGTAGCTAGTACTTAGCTAGCAAGCTTCAGTAAACgctcacagacaggcaaaacCATTTGAAGAAGGAAACTAAAGTTAAGCTGAGTAATCTCAGGTAGCCAACATTTAAAAGGCCAGGAAAATCCCTTAACTGTGATGTCTTCCCGGATCACGCTGTAGTTAGCCACGTCAGGATCTCTCACGCCACTCCATCTGGGGGCATCCCAAGTGAACCCGAGACCACTCTTCAATTCGACTGTCACTAAAAGCAAGCATCTTCGTCAACTGACATAAATTGTCAAATACTACAACTCTGACCTGTGCATTTCCCTGACTGGGGCTGTTGATTGGAGACCAGTGGCAGTAAAACATCCTTGTTGTTGATACATCAACTGCAATCTTTTGCTTACTTGTCAAAATATAACGTCTGTCCTTCCAACCCAGGTTCAAACGTAATCCACATCCACAAAGCTAATTACGGCCGGACAGATAAAACTACCTGCTCTTCTGGACGACCTGCAAATCAGCTCAGCAATACCAACTGCTACGCTCCCACAACACTCCCCATAATAAGGGATCGGTCAGTACATGACATTAAAAAGACACAAGTTCTGCTGTTTAAATGGGTTACTTTGTATTCATCCAGTCCGTTTCCTTAAACCTACAAGCACCTTCCTTGAATGACTGTGGTGTTTTGTCAAGAACACATGTAACCCTTTTTTTCTTACCcgtaaagatgtgaaggaaaaacaacatgcgcggtgcaggcctcacaccttatcttctctgatccgtgtggtggcatctacaagtacctcgacatctcctacagctgtgttcctccaagtaaGGAACCGGAGCATCTCATTACCACAATCTTGCActataaatgcaacatgttgattgtaacacagatgatgaatgtggtTTTTAAGATGTTAACCAGAGTTAACATCCACTGTCCTTTCTTTCAGAGTCCAGCCAAACATGCGAAAGCCTCCATGGCgaactggactgtggtgtgtattccctcacattgtttcctacaagactttctttatatgctgcacttgcaaaatgtcctacagagcttggcagtcagaatctttaccactggcctgtataagagttcctctcgtctccacagcaatgtcagtgcatttgtaaggacattgctggaaacagcagaggttcagttttggccagtgtcgtaatctagacatgttggttccccttgatgaaacgttccgttgttctcataaaagaatgcagtagtaacaagagtaacagccttcttcttaaATAGTCATATGAGCTACAACTGTGCACATAGTCCATGTAAATCACTGCCGGGGTAGGGCCTGATAGAAATAACTTCACCAATTTGGCACAGTTTAGCAGAGATCAAATGACATGGATTTTTAGAACAgttagacattttgtagatggtacgaataaatatctgaa includes the following:
- the LOC122129239 gene encoding L-rhamnose-binding lectin CSL2-like, with the translated sequence MRYFPLEMTNVTKQLCSNVIHIHEANYGRTDKTTCSSGRPANQLSNTNCYAPITLPIIRDRCVPPSKEPEHLITTILHYECNMLILETSGSKTSLLSIHQLQSFTCLSKYNVCPSNPGSNVIHIHKANYGRTDKTTCSSGRPANQLSNTNCYAPTTLPIIRDRCEGKTTCAVQASHLIFSDPCGGIYKYLDISY
- the LOC122129240 gene encoding L-rhamnose-binding lectin CSL2-like, with the translated sequence LETSGSKTSLLLIHQLQSFAYLSKYNVCPSNPGSNVIHIHKANYGRTDKTTCSSGRPANQLSNTNCYAPTTLPIIRDRSVHDIKKTQVLLFKWVTLYSSRLETSGSKTSLLSIHQLQSFTCLSKYNVCPSNPGSNVIHIHKANYGRTDKTTCSSGRPANQLSNTNCYAPTTLPIIRDRSM